From one Catellatospora sp. IY07-71 genomic stretch:
- a CDS encoding CBS domain-containing protein, whose product MPWPSVTLDTPAIEAARTLADADLPGLIVVNGRGVPFAVLPGTQVLRLAVPSYCQDDPLLARLVDEAAADVFIRELGERTVRELLPPQPSELPVVAPGATALEIAALMARTRSPLVAVVDDGRLLGAVTLHGLLDRVMPA is encoded by the coding sequence GTGCCCTGGCCGAGCGTCACCCTGGACACCCCCGCCATCGAGGCCGCCAGGACCCTGGCCGACGCCGACCTGCCCGGCCTGATCGTCGTCAACGGGCGCGGGGTGCCGTTCGCGGTGCTGCCCGGCACTCAGGTGCTGCGGCTGGCGGTGCCGTCGTACTGCCAGGACGATCCACTGCTGGCTCGGCTGGTCGACGAGGCCGCGGCCGACGTGTTCATCCGCGAGCTCGGTGAGCGCACGGTGCGGGAGCTGCTGCCGCCGCAGCCGTCGGAGCTGCCTGTGGTGGCGCCCGGCGCGACGGCGCTGGAGATCGCGGCGTTGATGGCCCGCACCCGCAGCCCGCTGGTCGCCGTCGTCGACGACGGCCGCCTGCTGGGCGCGGTGACCCTGCACGGGCTGCTCGACCGGGTGATGCCGGCATGA
- a CDS encoding VOC family protein produces the protein MNSHDDSTVHVRYLVDDVPAAVDFYTTHLGFTLGTHFPPAFADVRRGNLRLLLSGPQSSAGRPMPDGRTPQPGGWNRIHLIVDDIDAEAARLRAAGVRFRNEIISGPGGRQTVFDDPAGNPIELFQPAQH, from the coding sequence ATGAACAGCCACGACGACTCCACCGTGCACGTCCGCTACCTCGTCGACGACGTACCGGCCGCAGTCGACTTCTACACCACCCACCTCGGCTTCACCCTCGGCACGCACTTTCCGCCCGCGTTCGCCGACGTCCGGCGCGGCAACCTGCGCCTGCTGCTGTCCGGGCCGCAGAGCTCGGCCGGGCGCCCCATGCCCGACGGGCGCACACCACAACCCGGCGGCTGGAACCGCATCCACCTCATCGTCGACGACATCGACGCCGAAGCCGCGCGGCTGCGCGCCGCCGGCGTCCGCTTCCGCAACGAGATCATCTCCGGGCCCGGCGGCCGCCAGACCGTATTCGACGACCCCGCCGGAAACCCCATCGAGCTGTTCCAACCAGCCCAGCACTAA
- a CDS encoding sigma-70 family RNA polymerase sigma factor, with translation MDGTTADRFDVSRFEASRDRLASLAYRLLGSAADAEDAVQDAFLRWQAADRRRITVPEAWLTKVTTNLCLDRLRSAQARRERSASAWLPELLLDGDPMLGPADTAEQRESVSLAMLILMERLSPPERAVYLLHEVFSYSHTETAEILDITESASQQHLHRARRRISTERRRSGDVDPVAARRVVEEFLAAASSGRTDRLVALLTDDATAISDGAGLVETLLRHDTAPRIAAVARAGFKPTPAKRRLAGGTPAVHYAAVNGGPAVLFVLGDRVVGAVTFEVTHGRIATVLGIAAPTRLARLTEAWRRHEPDPPLVPQW, from the coding sequence GTGGACGGCACCACCGCTGATCGCTTCGACGTCAGCCGCTTCGAGGCCAGCCGCGACCGGCTGGCCTCGCTGGCGTACCGGCTGCTGGGCTCCGCCGCCGACGCCGAAGACGCCGTGCAGGACGCCTTCCTGCGCTGGCAGGCCGCCGACCGGCGGCGGATCACCGTGCCCGAGGCCTGGTTGACCAAGGTCACCACCAACCTGTGCCTGGACCGGCTCCGCTCGGCGCAAGCCCGCCGAGAACGCAGCGCGAGCGCCTGGCTGCCCGAACTGCTGCTCGACGGCGATCCGATGCTCGGCCCGGCCGACACCGCCGAGCAGCGCGAGTCCGTATCCCTGGCCATGCTGATTCTCATGGAGCGCCTGTCCCCGCCGGAGCGGGCCGTCTACCTGCTGCACGAGGTGTTCTCCTACAGCCATACCGAGACCGCCGAGATCCTCGACATCACCGAGTCCGCGAGTCAGCAGCATCTGCACCGGGCCCGGCGCCGCATCTCCACCGAGCGCCGCCGGAGCGGCGACGTCGACCCGGTGGCCGCGCGCAGAGTCGTCGAAGAGTTCCTCGCCGCCGCGTCCTCGGGCCGCACCGACCGCCTGGTGGCGCTGCTCACCGACGACGCGACCGCGATCTCCGACGGCGCGGGCCTGGTCGAGACGTTGCTGCGCCACGACACCGCGCCGCGCATCGCCGCCGTCGCGCGGGCCGGCTTCAAGCCGACCCCCGCGAAGCGGCGGCTGGCCGGCGGCACACCCGCCGTCCACTACGCGGCCGTCAACGGCGGACCCGCCGTGCTGTTCGTGCTGGGCGACCGCGTGGTCGGCGCCGTCACGTTCGAGGTCACCCACGGCAGGATCGCAACCGTGCTCGGCATTGCCGCGCCCACCCGCCTCGCCCGCCTCACCGAAGCCTGGCGGCGGCACGAACCGGATCCGCCGCTCGTCCCTCAGTGGTGA
- a CDS encoding TetR/AcrR family transcriptional regulator, producing the protein MPKLWDATIDAHRSAVREAVLDATAGLVAAHGVASVTMSQIAEASGIGRATLYKYFPDVESILRAWHERQVGAHLHQLQAVREQAGDPGRALVTVLETYARICQAQHGGDMAAMLHQGPHVAHAHQHLQALVAQLLADGVRTGDVRDDVPAPELAGFCLNALRAAGGMTSKAALSRLVAVTLAGLRPPA; encoded by the coding sequence GTGCCGAAGCTGTGGGATGCCACGATCGACGCGCACCGCAGCGCGGTGCGCGAGGCGGTGCTGGACGCCACCGCCGGACTGGTGGCCGCGCACGGGGTGGCGTCGGTGACGATGTCGCAGATCGCCGAGGCCTCCGGCATCGGCCGGGCCACGCTGTACAAGTACTTCCCCGACGTCGAGTCGATCCTGCGAGCCTGGCACGAACGGCAGGTCGGCGCGCACCTACATCAGCTTCAGGCGGTGCGCGAGCAGGCAGGCGACCCAGGCCGGGCACTGGTCACGGTCCTGGAGACGTACGCCCGCATCTGCCAGGCGCAGCACGGCGGGGACATGGCCGCGATGCTGCACCAGGGCCCGCACGTGGCCCACGCTCACCAGCACCTGCAGGCGCTGGTCGCCCAGCTGCTCGCCGACGGCGTACGCACGGGCGACGTGCGCGATGACGTACCCGCGCCGGAGCTGGCCGGATTCTGCCTCAACGCCCTGCGGGCAGCCGGGGGTATGACGTCGAAGGCAGCGCTCAGCCGGCTCGTCGCCGTCACCCTCGCCGGCCTGCGGCCACCGGCCTGA
- a CDS encoding SLC13 family permease encodes MTVQAWLAVAVFAVAYVFIATEWIHRVAVALGGAVLMLLIGATDAEHAFFSEESGIDWNVIFLLIGMMLIVAVLRRTGLFEYLAIWAVKRAGGRPYPVMVILVVITAVASAGLDNVTTVLLVAPVTLFVCDKLGLPAAPFLIAEVMASNIGGTATLIGDPPNIIIASRSGLTFNDFLNVMAPIVLVLLVVFLGLCRWLFRDAFRHDSAKVASVMAMREREAIRDPRLLTVSLVFLAAVLGAFMLHSVLHLEPSVVAMVGGLMLLAASRLDPDEIARDVEWHTLIFFAGLFIMVGALVHTGVIGQLSQAATQAVEGKLWGATVLLVGGSAVLSAIVDNIPYVATMSPIVADLVRADGTPQGNVLWWALALGADLGGNATAIGASANVVVLGIAERAGKKITFWEFTKYGLIVTVITVAICVPYLWLRFF; translated from the coding sequence ATGACCGTGCAGGCCTGGCTCGCGGTGGCGGTGTTCGCCGTCGCGTACGTGTTCATCGCCACCGAGTGGATCCACCGGGTCGCCGTCGCGCTCGGCGGCGCGGTGCTGATGTTGCTGATCGGCGCGACCGATGCCGAGCACGCGTTCTTCTCCGAGGAATCGGGCATCGACTGGAACGTCATCTTCCTGCTGATCGGCATGATGCTGATCGTGGCCGTGCTGCGCCGCACCGGCCTGTTCGAGTACCTCGCGATCTGGGCCGTCAAACGCGCCGGTGGGCGTCCGTACCCGGTGATGGTCATCCTCGTGGTGATCACCGCGGTCGCGTCGGCCGGTCTGGACAATGTGACCACGGTGCTGCTGGTGGCTCCGGTGACGCTGTTCGTGTGCGACAAGTTGGGGCTGCCCGCGGCGCCGTTCCTGATCGCCGAGGTGATGGCGTCCAACATCGGCGGCACCGCGACCCTGATCGGCGACCCACCCAACATCATCATCGCGAGCCGGTCGGGGCTGACGTTCAACGACTTCCTCAATGTCATGGCCCCGATCGTGCTGGTGCTGCTGGTGGTGTTCCTGGGGCTGTGCCGGTGGCTGTTCCGTGACGCGTTCCGCCACGACAGCGCCAAGGTGGCGTCGGTGATGGCGATGCGTGAGCGCGAAGCGATCCGCGACCCGCGGCTGCTGACGGTCAGCCTGGTCTTCCTCGCTGCGGTGCTCGGTGCGTTCATGCTGCACTCGGTACTGCATCTGGAGCCGTCGGTCGTCGCGATGGTCGGCGGGCTGATGCTGCTGGCTGCTTCCCGGCTCGATCCGGACGAGATCGCCAGAGACGTCGAGTGGCACACGTTGATCTTCTTCGCCGGGCTGTTCATCATGGTGGGCGCGCTGGTGCACACCGGTGTCATCGGTCAGCTGTCGCAGGCGGCGACGCAGGCGGTGGAGGGCAAGCTGTGGGGCGCGACCGTGCTGCTGGTCGGCGGGTCGGCGGTGCTGTCGGCCATCGTCGACAACATCCCGTACGTCGCGACGATGAGCCCCATCGTCGCCGACCTCGTCCGCGCCGACGGGACGCCACAGGGCAACGTGCTGTGGTGGGCGCTGGCGCTGGGCGCGGATCTGGGCGGCAACGCCACCGCGATCGGCGCGTCGGCGAACGTCGTCGTGCTCGGCATCGCCGAACGGGCCGGCAAGAAGATCACCTTCTGGGAGTTCACGAAGTACGGCCTGATCGTCACCGTGATCACTGTGGCGATCTGTGTGCCTTACCTGTGGCTGCGGTTCTTTTGA
- a CDS encoding calcium/sodium antiporter produces the protein MPLQILLSVAGLVLLTFAADHLVLGSSRLATRMRISPVVVGVVVIGLGTSAPEFLVSALAAARGDTGIAVGNIVGSNILNLTLILGIAALITPFAVDSTVVRREVPLAVGSVLVFAVLAYAGLSPLTALLLAVCAAAALFVLVRWARGGGNQELTAEVAEFETEGGAVVVAPAKQAPTWFEPVRTVLGLAGVLGGAQLLVANASAIAEELGVPQIIIGFTLVALGTSLPELVTTIQAQRRGETDLVVGNLFGSNLFNSLAGGAFIGFAAGMDNVARASAVLLTAMMFTALLAWALLRRGLRLTRGDGAVLLSVYALTLPLLLTY, from the coding sequence ATGCCCCTGCAGATCCTGCTCTCCGTCGCAGGCCTCGTGCTGCTGACCTTCGCCGCCGACCACCTGGTGCTCGGCTCGTCACGCCTGGCCACGCGGATGCGCATCAGCCCGGTCGTCGTCGGCGTCGTCGTCATCGGCCTGGGCACCAGCGCGCCGGAGTTCCTGGTGTCCGCGCTGGCCGCGGCACGCGGCGACACCGGAATCGCGGTCGGCAACATCGTCGGGTCCAACATCCTGAACCTGACCCTGATCCTCGGTATCGCCGCGCTGATCACGCCGTTCGCGGTCGACTCGACCGTGGTCCGGCGCGAGGTCCCGCTCGCCGTCGGGTCGGTGCTGGTGTTCGCAGTGCTGGCCTACGCCGGCCTGTCGCCGCTGACCGCGCTGCTGCTGGCCGTCTGCGCCGCCGCGGCGCTGTTCGTCCTCGTCCGGTGGGCCAGGGGCGGCGGCAACCAGGAACTGACCGCCGAAGTCGCCGAGTTCGAGACCGAAGGCGGAGCCGTGGTCGTCGCACCGGCCAAGCAGGCCCCGACCTGGTTCGAGCCGGTGCGCACCGTACTGGGCCTGGCCGGTGTACTCGGCGGGGCGCAGCTGCTGGTCGCCAACGCCTCCGCGATCGCCGAGGAGCTCGGCGTCCCACAGATCATCATCGGTTTCACCCTCGTGGCGCTGGGCACGTCGCTGCCGGAGCTGGTCACCACGATCCAGGCGCAGCGCCGCGGCGAGACCGACCTGGTCGTCGGCAACCTGTTCGGCAGCAACCTGTTCAACAGCCTCGCCGGTGGCGCGTTCATCGGGTTCGCCGCGGGCATGGACAACGTCGCCCGCGCGTCGGCTGTGCTGCTCACGGCGATGATGTTCACCGCGCTGCTGGCCTGGGCGCTGCTGCGCCGCGGGCTGCGGCTGACCCGCGGCGACGGCGCCGTGCTGCTGTCCGTCTACGCGCTGACGCTGCCGCTGCTGCTGACCTACTGA
- a CDS encoding ArsR family transcriptional regulator — translation MVVPARTQTPGFLRAAGHPLRWQLLTELAASDRRVHELTTMLDQPQNLVSYHLAQLRAAGLVTGRRSSADGRDTYYRLDLALCAAQLAATGSALHPALGLVRPPAPSTPAAGRVLFLCTGNSSRSQMAEALLRRRTAGSVAVFSAGSQPKPVHPHAIAVMAAHGIDLSAAQPKHLDVFAGTQFDHVITVCDRLRETCPQLPARRTAHWSIPDPARDPDGYPAFERVAAELAERVGFLIHALTEPQPPEGK, via the coding sequence GTGGTGGTACCTGCTCGAACCCAGACGCCAGGGTTTCTGCGGGCGGCCGGGCATCCGCTGCGCTGGCAGCTGCTGACCGAGCTCGCCGCCAGCGACCGGCGCGTACATGAGCTGACGACGATGCTCGACCAGCCGCAGAACCTGGTCTCCTACCACCTCGCACAGCTGCGCGCCGCAGGCCTCGTCACCGGCCGCCGCAGCAGCGCTGACGGCCGCGACACCTACTACCGCCTCGACCTCGCCCTGTGCGCGGCCCAGCTGGCCGCCACCGGCAGCGCCCTGCACCCCGCACTCGGCCTGGTCCGGCCCCCGGCACCGAGCACCCCGGCGGCCGGGCGAGTGCTGTTCCTGTGCACCGGCAACAGCTCCCGCTCGCAGATGGCAGAGGCACTGCTACGCCGGCGCACGGCCGGATCGGTCGCCGTGTTCAGCGCCGGCAGCCAGCCCAAACCCGTCCACCCGCACGCGATCGCGGTCATGGCCGCCCACGGCATCGACCTGAGCGCCGCCCAGCCCAAACACCTCGACGTCTTCGCCGGCACACAGTTCGACCACGTCATCACCGTGTGCGACCGGCTACGCGAAACCTGCCCGCAATTGCCCGCCCGGCGCACCGCCCACTGGAGCATCCCCGACCCGGCCCGCGACCCTGACGGCTACCCCGCGTTCGAACGCGTCGCCGCCGAACTCGCCGAACGCGTGGGCTTCCTGATCCACGCCCTGACCGAACCGCAGCCACCGGAGGGAAAATGA
- a CDS encoding DUF2269 domain-containing protein, whose product MPMRPRLRKAALTAHVTTSLGWLGAVTAFLAVAVAGLTSTDPARAHALYLAADVITWAVIVPLALASFTTGVIQSLGTTWGLVRHWWVIAKLVLTIPATGLLLLHTQPIGRLADPAATTMIAAGDLHGLQVQLVADAAAAIAVLLAATALAVFKPRGMTTYGYRRTRPAPA is encoded by the coding sequence ATGCCCATGCGACCACGGCTGCGTAAGGCCGCCCTGACCGCGCACGTCACCACCTCGCTGGGCTGGCTCGGCGCCGTCACCGCCTTCCTCGCCGTCGCCGTGGCCGGCCTGACCAGCACCGACCCGGCTCGCGCCCATGCCCTATACCTGGCCGCCGACGTGATCACCTGGGCCGTCATCGTCCCCCTGGCCCTGGCCTCGTTCACGACCGGCGTCATCCAGTCTCTCGGCACCACCTGGGGACTGGTCCGCCACTGGTGGGTCATCGCCAAACTCGTCCTGACCATCCCCGCCACCGGCCTGCTACTGCTGCACACCCAGCCCATCGGCCGCCTGGCCGACCCCGCGGCCACCACCATGATCGCCGCAGGCGACCTCCACGGGCTGCAGGTCCAGCTCGTCGCCGACGCCGCCGCCGCCATCGCCGTCCTGCTGGCAGCGACCGCACTGGCGGTGTTCAAACCACGCGGCATGACCACCTACGGCTACCGCAGAACCCGACCCGCACCCGCATAG